Proteins from a genomic interval of Oncorhynchus kisutch isolate 150728-3 linkage group LG28, Okis_V2, whole genome shotgun sequence:
- the LOC116358153 gene encoding putative nuclease HARBI1, protein MACPFVRDVVDEEALVLRRAFRRERVFRDRLDPLAFPDDHLYERYRFSADGIRYLCRLLGPRIKHRTARSHALSVEQMVCVALRFFASGAFLYSVGDAEQLNKATICRTIRSVCLAIKALADVFISFPGHRRLCDIKEEFYRIAGFPNVIGAVDCTHIRIKAPSGAHEADFVNRKSFHSINVQMVCNADCVISNVVAKWPGSVHDSRIFRASEIYHKVSQGEFSGVLLGDRGYGCQPFLLTPFTDPQEAQQAYNHAHARTRARVEMTFGLLKARFHCLHKLRVSPVRACDITVACAVLHNVACLRK, encoded by the exons atggcatgcccattcgtgcgagatgtggtggatgaagaagcacttgtgctgaggagagccttcaggcgagaaagggtcttcagggaccggttggacccactggccttccctgatgaccatctatatgaaagatacaggttttctgcagatggcatcaggtatctatgcagactactgggtcccaggattaagcaccgcactgcacggagccatgcactgagtgtggagcaaatggtttgtgtggccttgcgcttttttgctagtggagccttcctgtactcagtgggtgatgcagaacagctgaacaaggccacaatttgccgcacaataaggagtgtgtgtctggctatcaaagcattagcagatgtcttcatctccttccctggccacagaagactctgtgacatcaaagaggagttctataggattgcag gtttccccaatgtcattggtgcagtggactgcacacacataaggataaaagccccctcaggtgcccatgaggctgattttgtgaataggaaatcctttcacagcattaatgttcag atggtctgcaatgctgactgtgtgatcagcaatgttgtggcaaaatggcctggctcagtccatgactccagaatctttcgggcctctgaaatctatcacaaggtaagcca aggtgaattctctggtgtgttgctgggagacagggggtatggctgccagccttttctcctgacacctttcacagacccccaggaagcacagcaggcctacaaccatgcccatgccaggaccagggccagagttgaaatgacctttggcctcctgaaggcacgctttcactgccttcacaaattaagggtcagccctgttagggcatgtgatattactgtggcttgtgctgtcctccacaatgtggcctgcctgaggaag